In Bradyrhizobium sp. G127, one genomic interval encodes:
- a CDS encoding Na/Pi cotransporter family protein: MTLTINLIDLAGFIALLLWGTHMVQTGIQRAFGSKLRTILGSALRNRFRAFLAGVGVTAVLQSSTATGLMTAGFAAGGLMGLVPALAVMLGANVGTTLIVQILSFDVTLVAPALVLIGMLMFRRDSRTQAHDLGRVFIGLGLMLLALRHLLDLMTGYENSPTLTALLGLISSSWVLDVVLAAVLTWAAHSSVAVVLLIMSLATKGVVPADAAFALVLGANLGTAINPLIEGPAGNDPAAKRPALGNLIGRLTGVAVTIGLLGPISRFIMEIEPSPARAVADFHTLFNLAVALVSLPLLTPYASLLRRLLPDRADPADPARPLYLDPAAKETPIVALGAASREALRLADVLEDMLLGVNAGLTKGDRRLLVETRRREDVLDKLNIAIKSYLTSLDPDELNEIDQRRLNEILTFTMNIEQAGDVIDRNFLPHASKRLKRGLVFSDDDQNDISTMIRRLAANLKTAASLFVTEDPRTARLLVDEKAVFRDAESKAIASHFDRLRNSDLQTAQASSIHLDLLRDMKLINSHIVAAAAYPVLERTGALLPSRMA, translated from the coding sequence ATGACCCTGACCATCAACCTGATCGATCTTGCCGGCTTCATCGCGTTGCTGCTGTGGGGCACGCATATGGTGCAAACCGGAATTCAGCGCGCCTTTGGCTCGAAGCTTCGCACGATTCTGGGTAGCGCCTTGCGCAATCGTTTCCGGGCCTTCCTGGCAGGCGTGGGCGTTACCGCTGTGCTCCAGAGCAGCACCGCCACCGGACTGATGACCGCCGGCTTCGCGGCGGGCGGTCTGATGGGGCTGGTTCCCGCACTCGCCGTCATGCTCGGCGCCAATGTCGGCACGACCCTGATCGTGCAGATTCTTTCGTTCGACGTCACCCTCGTTGCGCCTGCCCTCGTGCTGATCGGTATGCTGATGTTCCGCAGGGATTCACGGACGCAGGCACACGATCTCGGTCGCGTCTTCATTGGCCTCGGACTGATGCTGCTGGCGTTGCGCCACCTGCTCGATTTGATGACGGGATATGAGAATTCTCCCACCCTGACCGCGCTGCTCGGTTTGATCTCCTCTTCCTGGGTACTGGACGTCGTCCTCGCCGCCGTGCTGACGTGGGCGGCGCATTCGAGCGTCGCCGTCGTCCTGCTGATCATGTCGCTGGCGACGAAGGGCGTCGTTCCTGCCGATGCAGCTTTTGCGCTGGTCCTCGGCGCCAATCTCGGCACCGCCATCAATCCCCTTATCGAAGGCCCTGCAGGTAACGACCCCGCCGCCAAGCGCCCTGCCCTCGGCAATCTGATCGGACGCCTTACCGGCGTCGCCGTGACGATCGGCCTTCTCGGGCCGATCAGCCGCTTCATCATGGAGATTGAGCCCAGTCCTGCACGCGCGGTCGCCGATTTCCACACACTGTTCAATCTTGCGGTCGCGCTGGTATCGCTGCCGCTACTAACGCCCTATGCGTCGCTGCTGCGCCGCCTGCTGCCGGATCGCGCCGATCCGGCCGATCCGGCGCGGCCTCTCTATCTCGATCCGGCGGCCAAGGAGACGCCGATCGTCGCGCTCGGCGCCGCCTCCCGCGAGGCACTCCGTCTGGCCGATGTGCTGGAAGACATGCTGCTGGGGGTCAATGCAGGACTCACAAAGGGGGACCGGCGATTGCTGGTGGAAACCCGGCGGCGCGAAGATGTGCTCGATAAACTGAACATCGCCATCAAGTCGTATCTCACATCGCTCGATCCTGACGAACTGAATGAGATCGATCAACGCCGCCTGAATGAAATCCTGACCTTCACGATGAACATCGAGCAGGCGGGCGATGTCATCGACCGGAATTTCCTCCCGCACGCATCGAAAAGGCTGAAGCGCGGTCTGGTGTTTTCCGACGACGATCAGAACGATATCAGCACGATGATCCGGCGCCTCGCCGCCAATCTCAAGACAGCGGCATCACTGTTCGTCACTGAAGATCCGCGAACCGCGCGCTTGCTGGTGGATGAAAAAGCCGTATTCAGGGATGCGGAATCAAAAGCAATCGCGTCGCATTTCGACAGGCTCCGCAACAGCGACCTTCAGACCGCGCAGGCCAGCTCGATCCACCTCGATCTCTTGCGCGATATGAAGCTGATTAACTCGCACATCGTGGCCGCTGCCGCGTATCCGGTGCTGGAACGCACCGGAGCGCTTTTGCCAAGCCGCATGGCGTAA
- a CDS encoding DeoR/GlpR family DNA-binding transcription regulator, with the protein MTNKRQAQILDIVRDKGFASIEHLAVHFNVTQQTARRIVNQLCDQGLLRRIHGGVGLPVSNQNLAYESRQGLNFEAKRRIAQAVFNFVPDGASIMIGLGTTPEYVALALAGRQNLRIITNSLNAASAFAHNPDVEITLAGGTLRPLDRDIIGDAAVRFFSQFKADIGIFGVGGIDEDGTLLDFYSGEVQARQAIVANCRTALLVADASKFGRNATVRGGHISDCQHFFTEKPIPAGFHRITDQFAGKIHVADDGRVQAA; encoded by the coding sequence ATGACAAACAAACGACAGGCCCAGATTCTGGACATCGTGCGCGACAAAGGCTTCGCGTCGATCGAGCATCTTGCCGTGCACTTCAACGTCACTCAGCAAACTGCCCGCCGCATCGTGAACCAGTTGTGCGACCAAGGTTTGCTGCGCCGCATTCACGGCGGCGTCGGTCTTCCGGTCTCGAACCAGAACCTCGCTTATGAAAGCCGGCAAGGTCTGAACTTCGAGGCGAAGCGGCGCATCGCGCAGGCCGTCTTCAATTTCGTTCCCGACGGGGCTTCGATCATGATCGGCCTCGGAACGACGCCTGAATATGTTGCGCTGGCGCTGGCCGGACGCCAGAACCTTCGGATCATCACCAACAGTCTGAACGCGGCATCGGCTTTCGCGCACAATCCCGATGTAGAGATCACCCTCGCGGGCGGAACGCTGCGCCCGCTCGACCGCGACATCATCGGTGACGCCGCGGTGCGTTTCTTCTCCCAGTTCAAAGCCGATATTGGAATCTTTGGCGTCGGCGGCATCGACGAAGACGGCACGCTGCTGGATTTTTATTCCGGCGAGGTTCAGGCGCGTCAGGCCATCGTCGCCAATTGCCGAACCGCACTGCTCGTCGCCGATGCCAGCAAATTCGGTCGCAACGCCACAGTGCGCGGTGGCCACATCAGCGATTGCCAACATTTCTTTACAGAGAAACCGATTCCAGCGGGTTTCCATCGGATCACCGATCAGTTCGCCGGAAAGATTCATGTTGCAGATGATGGCCGCGTACAGGCCGCGTGA
- a CDS encoding ABC transporter ATP-binding protein, with the protein MSAITLDHVSKNWGPMRAVDAVSLTADEGSLLVLLGPSGCGKSTTLRLIAGLEQPDGGTITIGGADVTHLSPAQRKISMVFQSYALFPHLSVAENIVFGLRVRGVSRAERAERLKRVADIVGLGRLLERKPSQLSGGQRQRVALGRAIIAEARVCLMDEPLSNLDAKLRHEMRTEIRSLQQRLGMTMVYVTHDQTEAMTMADRVVLMRDGRIEQNGTPEELYNRPATAFTARFIGTPPMNLIACGDRLLGIRPEHIRIVSHDGHPARVKAVEHLGADSIILCDIDGQPVSVRQDGFSKSQPGDDIRLAWDAGFEHQFDKTSERRIEAASGEVKRIAAV; encoded by the coding sequence ATGTCAGCGATTACGCTCGATCATGTCTCCAAGAACTGGGGCCCCATGCGGGCCGTCGACGCGGTCAGCCTCACGGCGGACGAAGGTTCGCTGCTGGTTCTGCTGGGGCCGTCGGGTTGCGGCAAGTCGACGACGCTGCGGCTGATTGCGGGCCTCGAGCAACCGGACGGCGGCACGATCACAATCGGCGGCGCCGACGTGACTCATCTGTCGCCGGCCCAGCGCAAGATCTCCATGGTGTTCCAGTCCTACGCGCTGTTTCCGCATCTAAGCGTCGCGGAGAACATCGTGTTCGGCCTGCGCGTGCGGGGTGTCTCCCGCGCTGAACGCGCCGAGCGGCTCAAGCGCGTAGCGGACATTGTCGGTCTCGGACGCTTGCTCGAGCGCAAGCCGTCGCAGTTATCCGGCGGCCAGCGCCAGCGCGTGGCGCTCGGGCGCGCCATCATCGCCGAGGCGCGGGTCTGCCTGATGGACGAGCCGCTTTCGAATCTTGATGCAAAGCTTCGTCATGAGATGCGCACGGAAATCCGTTCGCTGCAGCAGCGCCTCGGCATGACGATGGTCTATGTCACGCATGACCAGACCGAAGCGATGACGATGGCGGACCGCGTCGTGCTGATGCGCGACGGCCGCATCGAACAGAACGGCACGCCGGAAGAACTTTACAACAGGCCTGCGACAGCTTTCACGGCGCGATTTATCGGAACGCCCCCGATGAATCTGATTGCCTGTGGTGACCGGCTCCTCGGTATTCGCCCGGAGCATATTCGCATTGTGTCGCATGACGGTCATCCGGCGCGCGTAAAGGCGGTCGAGCATCTCGGGGCGGACAGCATCATTCTTTGCGACATCGACGGACAGCCTGTTTCGGTGCGGCAGGATGGTTTCAGCAAATCGCAGCCGGGCGATGACATTCGGCTCGCGTGGGATGCTGGTTTTGAACACCAGTTCGACAAGACGTCGGAACGGCGGATCGAAGCCGCTTCCGGCGAGGTGAAACGTATTGCGGCTGTCTGA
- a CDS encoding ABC transporter substrate-binding protein: MRFFGRTMLAAAALAALSLNARPAAAVDLTMYYPVAVGGPVTKIIDDMVARFEKENADIKVTAVYAGNYTDTMTKAMTAMKGGQPPQLSVLLSTDVFTLMDENAIVPMDGLVADKAWFKEFYPAFMANGQIDGKTWSIPFQRSTIVLYWNKDAFKEAGLDPEKAPATWDEMVEMGKKLVKKDASGNTTRWGVEIPTTGYGYWMLQALAIENGQKLMNEAGNEVYLTAPKTIGALDYWTDLSRKHAVMPTGSIDWATLRTDFLEGKTAMMWHTTGNLTAVKDGAKFNFGVAMLPAKERRGSPTGGGSFYVFKNASPEQQKAAVKLIQWMTAPERAAEWSIKTGYVAVSPAAYKTPTMEAYTKGFPAATVARDQLEHAVPELSVHENGRIYKFVNDAVQAAVTGTQKPSEALAAAQQQADRVLRAYK, encoded by the coding sequence ATGAGATTCTTTGGACGAACGATGTTGGCGGCGGCTGCACTTGCGGCGCTATCCCTCAATGCGCGGCCCGCGGCCGCGGTCGATCTGACCATGTATTATCCGGTCGCGGTCGGCGGCCCGGTGACCAAGATCATCGACGACATGGTGGCGCGTTTCGAAAAAGAGAACGCGGATATCAAGGTGACGGCGGTCTATGCCGGTAACTATACCGATACGATGACCAAGGCGATGACGGCGATGAAGGGCGGCCAGCCGCCGCAATTATCGGTGCTGCTGTCGACTGACGTCTTCACGCTGATGGACGAGAACGCCATCGTGCCGATGGACGGGCTTGTTGCGGACAAGGCGTGGTTCAAGGAATTCTACCCGGCGTTCATGGCGAACGGCCAGATCGACGGCAAGACCTGGAGCATCCCCTTCCAGCGTTCGACTATCGTGCTGTACTGGAACAAGGACGCCTTCAAGGAAGCCGGCCTCGATCCGGAAAAGGCGCCTGCGACCTGGGACGAAATGGTCGAGATGGGCAAGAAGCTCGTCAAGAAGGACGCGTCGGGCAATACCACACGCTGGGGCGTTGAAATCCCCACCACCGGCTACGGCTACTGGATGCTTCAGGCGCTCGCCATCGAGAACGGTCAGAAGCTGATGAACGAGGCGGGCAACGAGGTCTATCTGACCGCGCCGAAAACTATTGGTGCGCTGGACTACTGGACCGACCTGTCGCGCAAGCACGCGGTGATGCCGACCGGCAGCATCGACTGGGCGACGCTGCGTACCGACTTCCTCGAAGGCAAGACTGCGATGATGTGGCACACCACAGGCAATCTTACTGCGGTGAAGGACGGTGCAAAGTTCAATTTCGGCGTCGCCATGCTGCCCGCCAAGGAACGGCGCGGTTCGCCGACCGGCGGTGGCAGCTTCTATGTCTTCAAGAACGCGTCACCGGAACAGCAGAAGGCCGCGGTGAAGCTCATTCAGTGGATGACCGCCCCCGAGCGGGCCGCCGAGTGGAGCATCAAGACCGGTTACGTTGCCGTCTCACCGGCGGCTTACAAGACGCCGACCATGGAAGCCTATACGAAGGGCTTCCCGGCCGCGACCGTTGCGCGCGACCAGCTCGAGCATGCGGTGCCGGAATTGTCCGTTCACGAAAACGGTCGCATCTACAAGTTCGTCAATGACGCCGTGCAGGCGGCCGTCACCGGCACGCAGAAGCCGTCGGAGGCGCTCGCGGCTGCGCAGCAGCAGGCCGACCGCGTGCTGCGCGCTTACAAGTAA
- a CDS encoding sugar ABC transporter permease, which translates to MTDQAVTAPVAPRRPRSHAWWNAVNAWLLLLPAFVLLIAFTHYPILATIRHSFFLTRRNGTEVFVGSESYQSMAADPIFWKALVNNFWFALGTIPTSITLALLMAIWVNRNMRGRGFLRLAFFTPTVLPMIAVANIWLFFYTPDYGLLDQLRGAFGLAGWNWLGDPSTVMGCLIVMVIWKEAGFFMIFYLAALQQLSPDLEEAAAVEGASRWYTFRRITFPLLMPTTLFVAINAVINSFKLVDHLVIMTKGGPNNASTLLLYYIYEVAFTFQDSAYAATLTVVLLILLSTVALIKFGYLDRRIHYQ; encoded by the coding sequence ATGACCGATCAAGCAGTCACAGCACCAGTTGCCCCGCGAAGACCGAGGTCGCACGCATGGTGGAATGCTGTGAATGCGTGGCTGCTGCTGTTGCCGGCCTTCGTTTTGCTGATTGCATTCACGCACTATCCCATTCTTGCGACGATCCGGCATTCATTCTTTCTGACGCGGCGGAACGGCACGGAAGTTTTCGTCGGCTCCGAAAGCTACCAGTCGATGGCCGCCGATCCGATCTTCTGGAAGGCGCTGGTCAATAATTTCTGGTTCGCGCTCGGTACCATCCCGACATCGATCACGCTGGCGTTGTTGATGGCGATCTGGGTCAACCGCAACATGCGTGGCCGTGGCTTTCTGCGCCTCGCGTTCTTCACGCCGACCGTGCTGCCGATGATCGCGGTGGCCAATATCTGGCTGTTCTTCTACACGCCGGATTATGGATTGCTCGACCAGTTGCGCGGCGCATTCGGTCTCGCAGGCTGGAACTGGCTTGGCGATCCAAGCACGGTGATGGGCTGCCTGATCGTCATGGTGATCTGGAAGGAAGCCGGATTCTTCATGATCTTCTACCTCGCGGCGCTTCAGCAGTTGTCGCCGGATCTGGAAGAGGCAGCAGCTGTCGAAGGCGCCAGCCGTTGGTACACGTTCCGGCGCATTACGTTTCCACTGCTGATGCCGACCACGCTGTTCGTTGCGATCAACGCCGTCATCAATTCCTTCAAGCTGGTGGACCATCTGGTCATCATGACCAAGGGCGGCCCAAACAACGCCAGCACGCTGCTGCTCTACTATATCTATGAAGTCGCCTTCACGTTCCAGGATTCCGCCTATGCGGCGACGCTGACGGTGGTGCTTCTGATCCTTCTCAGCACGGTGGCGCTGATCAAGTTCGGCTACCTCGACCGCAGGATCCACTACCAATGA
- a CDS encoding carbohydrate ABC transporter permease, producing the protein MNGRTHPIEAIAAWLLALLWLAPLVYAFWSALHPAAYATSFSLSAPWTLENFARAWQQAPFGRYYLNTIVLVVIILIGQLVLSTLAAYAFARFTFRGSGIAFALVLLQLMIMPDVLIVENYRMIGKLGLLDTIPAIALPYLASAFGIFLLRQTFKSVPQELVEAARVEGAGPLQILWKVYVPLARPTYVAFGLVSVSYHWNNFLWPLIVTNSVESRPLTVGLAVFGAPETGVDWSIITAATVMTMAPLLIAFLLFQRQFVQSFMRAGIR; encoded by the coding sequence ATGAACGGCCGCACGCACCCGATCGAGGCGATCGCCGCGTGGCTGCTGGCGCTGTTGTGGCTGGCGCCGCTGGTTTACGCGTTCTGGAGCGCGCTGCATCCCGCAGCCTACGCGACGTCGTTTAGTCTGTCCGCGCCATGGACGCTGGAGAACTTTGCGCGCGCGTGGCAACAGGCGCCTTTCGGCCGCTACTATCTCAACACCATTGTATTGGTCGTGATCATCCTGATCGGCCAGCTCGTGCTCTCGACACTGGCTGCCTACGCGTTCGCGCGTTTTACGTTCAGGGGAAGCGGCATTGCATTCGCGCTTGTACTGCTGCAGTTGATGATCATGCCGGACGTGCTGATCGTCGAGAACTACCGCATGATCGGCAAGCTCGGGCTGCTCGATACGATCCCGGCGATTGCGTTGCCGTATCTCGCTAGTGCGTTCGGAATTTTCCTGCTGCGGCAGACCTTCAAGAGCGTGCCGCAAGAGCTGGTTGAAGCTGCTCGTGTCGAAGGGGCGGGACCGCTGCAAATCCTCTGGAAGGTTTATGTGCCGCTGGCGCGGCCAACCTATGTGGCCTTCGGCCTCGTCTCGGTCAGCTATCATTGGAACAACTTCCTTTGGCCACTGATCGTCACCAACTCGGTCGAGAGCCGGCCGTTGACGGTGGGACTCGCAGTATTCGGTGCGCCGGAAACCGGAGTCGACTGGTCGATCATTACGGCAGCGACGGTGATGACGATGGCCCCGCTGCTGATCGCGTTTCTGCTGTTCCAGCGGCAGTTCGTGCAGTCCTTCATGCGTGCGGGCATCCGCTGA
- a CDS encoding endonuclease/exonuclease/phosphatase family protein, which translates to MRLLTWNIQCGRGCDGVTDLARIVSVAREFADADVYCFQEVSDNFSNLDGGKDQSAELASLLSGYRAVFRPAIETIDGDGRSHRFGNMTLSRLPVVQIANHLLPWPGSVRSMRRHALDVTILAAFGPVRIVNTHLEYHSASQREAQITRLLDLQEEASTSPRTGGLHVEPYAAQTLAASSLLCGDFNFDVSDPQYNLIHESTRPGLCYRDAWRVCHPGQPHAFTCGLYDHAQWSNGPDCRDFIFATEDLSNRVRHIEVDGNTAASDHQPIFIELAG; encoded by the coding sequence ATGCGGCTACTGACCTGGAACATCCAGTGCGGCAGGGGCTGCGACGGGGTAACCGATCTCGCACGCATTGTGTCCGTCGCCAGAGAGTTCGCCGACGCGGACGTTTACTGCTTTCAGGAAGTGTCGGATAATTTCTCCAATCTTGATGGCGGCAAGGATCAGAGCGCAGAACTGGCGTCATTGTTGTCGGGATACCGAGCGGTATTTCGTCCAGCCATCGAAACAATTGACGGTGACGGCCGGTCGCATCGGTTCGGCAATATGACGCTGTCGCGTCTGCCGGTGGTGCAGATCGCCAACCACCTGCTGCCGTGGCCGGGGAGCGTCCGCAGCATGCGGCGTCACGCGCTGGATGTTACCATTCTGGCAGCATTCGGACCGGTGCGCATCGTCAATACCCATCTCGAATATCATTCAGCGAGCCAGCGTGAAGCCCAGATCACTCGGCTGCTCGATCTGCAGGAAGAAGCATCCACGAGTCCCAGGACAGGCGGCCTTCACGTTGAACCATACGCCGCTCAAACGCTTGCCGCGTCGAGCCTGTTGTGCGGCGATTTCAATTTCGACGTATCGGACCCGCAGTATAATCTCATTCACGAGTCGACGCGGCCGGGACTGTGTTATCGCGATGCGTGGCGGGTATGTCATCCGGGTCAACCTCATGCCTTCACCTGCGGGCTCTACGATCACGCACAATGGTCGAACGGTCCCGACTGCCGCGATTTCATTTTTGCGACCGAAGATTTGAGCAACCGGGTTCGCCATATCGAGGTCGATGGCAACACCGCGGCCTCGGATCATCAGCCGATCTTTATCGAGCTTGCCGGCTGA
- a CDS encoding GumC family protein — protein MAISDGDRHDAYLRRIQPPVFHIDDAVAMLRRRAAFIAGVTLACAAMSLVYVLLASPRYLASGRIETSGAQVAGGVESQTGVMKSAAIFDKVIAREKLATDPLFGARSRGILSGSLAAIGLVPAADPHALALRQLDRSVSVTHDPGSSVVNVNVMTPDRETSARVANAVMEAYIEDASRPQTNAAPSARVPLDALETLQSRLRSAEQRYQSYRQDNGMAGLTGRPMLEKQASELSSQIATAEARVNSLRSALTQLQRARNDRDVDAIPAGMRSRTVDALRNRYATARRIEADLAETLGPRHPDLKFARSQTAEARRLLDQVVGEMVQSTAGEMERARSAATKLKIRLEASTKDLSNSTDASARLAELERDLEASRAAYQAFLLRSRDAGERQQSNDTLPRILSRALPPQERSGASSVRVLLMSTLLGLGLALSLAWLLELMGERKGNAALR, from the coding sequence ATGGCGATTTCAGATGGCGACCGGCACGACGCTTACCTGCGTCGGATTCAGCCGCCGGTTTTTCACATTGATGACGCTGTAGCGATGCTGCGTCGCCGGGCAGCTTTTATCGCGGGGGTAACGCTTGCCTGCGCCGCGATGAGCCTTGTCTACGTCTTGCTCGCGTCTCCCAGGTATCTTGCATCAGGCCGGATCGAAACCTCCGGTGCGCAGGTTGCGGGCGGTGTGGAAAGCCAGACTGGTGTCATGAAGTCTGCCGCGATTTTTGACAAGGTTATCGCACGTGAGAAGCTCGCGACCGATCCGCTGTTCGGCGCGAGATCGCGGGGAATCCTTTCCGGATCGCTGGCCGCGATCGGTCTCGTGCCTGCCGCTGACCCGCACGCATTGGCGTTACGTCAGCTTGATCGCTCGGTCAGCGTCACGCACGATCCCGGCTCGTCCGTGGTGAATGTCAATGTTATGACGCCGGATCGCGAAACATCGGCGCGGGTCGCGAATGCGGTCATGGAGGCCTATATAGAAGACGCGTCGCGCCCGCAGACAAACGCTGCGCCCAGCGCTCGCGTACCACTCGATGCGCTGGAAACGCTTCAATCTCGCCTCCGCAGTGCCGAACAGCGCTATCAGTCCTATCGCCAGGACAACGGAATGGCCGGCCTCACCGGCCGGCCGATGCTGGAAAAGCAAGCGAGCGAGTTGTCCAGCCAGATCGCCACGGCCGAAGCTCGTGTCAACAGCTTGCGTTCGGCATTGACCCAGCTCCAGCGTGCGAGGAACGACAGGGATGTCGATGCGATTCCCGCAGGGATGCGGAGCAGAACCGTGGACGCTCTCAGGAATCGTTACGCAACGGCGCGGCGCATCGAAGCCGATCTGGCGGAGACGCTCGGACCACGGCACCCCGATCTGAAATTCGCCCGATCGCAGACGGCGGAAGCAAGGCGGCTGCTGGACCAGGTCGTCGGCGAGATGGTTCAATCCACCGCTGGCGAAATGGAACGCGCCCGTTCCGCCGCGACCAAACTCAAGATCCGTCTTGAGGCTTCGACGAAAGATCTGAGCAATTCGACCGACGCATCCGCGCGTCTCGCGGAACTGGAACGCGATCTCGAGGCGAGCCGCGCGGCTTATCAGGCCTTCCTGCTGCGATCTCGCGACGCCGGGGAACGGCAGCAATCGAACGATACGCTTCCCCGGATACTAAGCCGCGCTCTGCCACCGCAGGAGCGAAGCGGCGCATCTTCTGTTCGCGTTCTGCTGATGAGTACCTTGCTTGGACTGGGTCTCGCTCTCAGTCTTGCCTGGCTGCTTGAACTGATGGGCGAGCGAAAGGGCAATGCCGCGCTTCGATAA
- a CDS encoding enoyl-CoA hydratase/isomerase family protein, whose amino-acid sequence MSGFTDIGVEKHGHVTLIEIRRPPLNFFDLSLIRQIADALGEIDNDMDARAVVLASQGKAFCAGANFNRPAGFDGDAASGDGTTGDLYREAVRIFSNKKPIVAAVQGAAIGGGLGLAVSADFRVACPETRFAANFTRLGFHPGFGLTVTLPEVIGKNNAALMFYTSRRVTGEEAFKMGLANVLVPQDQVRAEAFKLAGEIAENSPLGLMSTRATMRAGLAERVKAQTDHELAEQTWLRDTEDFKEGVKSTEERRAGNFKGR is encoded by the coding sequence ATGAGCGGCTTCACCGACATCGGCGTCGAAAAGCACGGACACGTCACGCTGATCGAGATTCGCCGGCCGCCGCTGAATTTCTTCGACCTGTCGCTGATCCGGCAGATCGCAGATGCGCTGGGCGAGATCGACAACGACATGGACGCCCGCGCGGTCGTTCTTGCCTCGCAAGGCAAGGCATTCTGCGCCGGCGCGAACTTCAACCGGCCGGCAGGGTTCGATGGAGACGCTGCGTCCGGCGACGGCACCACCGGCGATCTTTATCGCGAGGCGGTTCGTATCTTCAGCAACAAGAAGCCGATTGTCGCCGCCGTGCAGGGCGCAGCCATTGGCGGCGGCCTCGGTCTTGCAGTATCGGCGGATTTTCGCGTCGCCTGTCCCGAGACGCGCTTCGCCGCGAATTTCACGCGGCTTGGATTCCATCCCGGTTTCGGTCTCACCGTGACCCTGCCGGAAGTGATCGGGAAGAACAACGCCGCGCTGATGTTCTATACCAGCCGCAGGGTGACCGGCGAGGAAGCTTTCAAGATGGGGCTCGCCAACGTGCTCGTGCCGCAGGATCAGGTCCGCGCCGAGGCGTTCAAACTCGCGGGCGAGATTGCCGAGAATTCCCCACTGGGGCTGATGTCGACGCGTGCGACCATGCGCGCGGGCCTCGCCGAGCGCGTCAAGGCGCAGACTGACCACGAACTCGCGGAACAGACCTGGCTGCGGGACACCGAGGATTTCAAGGAAGGCGTGAAGTCGACGGAAGAACGCCGCGCCGGCAACTTCAAGGGACGATGA